The DNA window CCGGCCAGCAGCCGCAGGAGGGTGCTCTTGCCGGCCCCGGAAGGCCCCATGATGGCCAGGAAGGCCCCGCGGGGCACCTCCAGATGGAGCCCCTTCAGGACCCAGGCCTGGCCGCGATAGGCGAACCAGAGGTCGTGGGCACGGACGGCCCAGGAAGCCTCCACGCTCTCCCTCAGCCCCGGGTCATCTGGACACGGCCAGGGATTCGGTGTACTGCAACCGCGTCAGGCTCAGGTAGCGCTGCAGGGCACCCAAATGCTCCTCAGCGTTGCTGCGCTGGAACCCCACGAACAGGGCCGAGATGAACTGGCGCATCAGGTCCCGCTGTTCGGGGGCCCCCAGGGCCTCGACGGCCGCCAGCACCCGCGACCGCAGCGGCTCCTGCAGGCTCTTGCCGAAGACGACGGCGTGGGACGGCAGCGGCCCTTGGCTCTCCAGCTGGCGGGTGTTGGCCAGGACCTCCCGGTAGAGGGGCTCGGGCACATCGCCGGCGATGATGGTCACGTCCACCTGCCCGCTCTTCAGGGCCTGCCAGCACTGCTGGTATCCGCCACCGAAGATGTAGTCGGAGAAGAAGGACTTGGGGTCCACCTGCCCGGAAGAGGGCGTCTGCAGGAAGCCCAGCTCCACCAGGCGCCCCATAGGCCCGACGAAGCCGGAGGTCGACAGGGGGCTGGGGAAACAGGCCTTCTTACCCCTGAGTTGGGCCAGTGAACTGTAGGGGCTGTCAGTGCGGACCACCCAGTAGGAGTAGTAATAGGGCGCCTCCACCTTCTGGTCGCCATGGATGACCTCTCGCACCTCGGCCAGCACCAGGTCGGCATCGGCCAGCCTGGTAGCGAGGTAGGAGGGCCAGGCGCTCATGAAGGCCACCTGGGCATGGCCGAAGCGGAGCGCCTCGACGATGCCCGCGTAGCTGGTGGGGACGTAGATCTCCACGTCCACGTCGCCGAGCCGACCCTCCAGGAACTGCTCCAGGGGGCGGGCCTTCTCGAGCATTTCGCCGGTGGCCAGAGTGGGCTGGACGGCCACCACCAGCTTCTGGCTAGCGCCCTGCGGCGTCGACTCCTCGCCGGCGCAGGCGGCGGCCAGCAGGCCGAGGAGTGCCATCAGGGCCAGGGCAACGACGCGGCGCATGGTTACCTCCCGCAGCTGTAATTCTCTCAGCCAAATGGATACCATAAGGGGTACCTAATGTCAACCATTAGGCGACACGAATTTTTTTGCAAAGGCGTCAAGAACGGAAAGTTTATAAACTTCTGACTGTCTAAACCTGCCCAGGCCTAGGGCGAC is part of the Dehalococcoidia bacterium genome and encodes:
- a CDS encoding phosphate/phosphite/phosphonate ABC transporter substrate-binding protein, producing MRRVVALALMALLGLLAAACAGEESTPQGASQKLVVAVQPTLATGEMLEKARPLEQFLEGRLGDVDVEIYVPTSYAGIVEALRFGHAQVAFMSAWPSYLATRLADADLVLAEVREVIHGDQKVEAPYYYSYWVVRTDSPYSSLAQLRGKKACFPSPLSTSGFVGPMGRLVELGFLQTPSSGQVDPKSFFSDYIFGGGYQQCWQALKSGQVDVTIIAGDVPEPLYREVLANTRQLESQGPLPSHAVVFGKSLQEPLRSRVLAAVEALGAPEQRDLMRQFISALFVGFQRSNAEEHLGALQRYLSLTRLQYTESLAVSR